From the genome of Nicotiana sylvestris chromosome 1, ASM39365v2, whole genome shotgun sequence:
TATGAAAATACTATGCCTAAGGTCGATACATTTATTTCCTTTCTGTAGAGTATTTTTCTCAGTGATGAATTGATATTGAAATTTTctggagtcttttattttaatattcTTATGTATTGTTGAAGGACAAATGAGAAAAGGAAGGGGGAAGACTAGAGGGTTTTCAATCCAAAAGAAACGCAAAAATAATCCCAATGGAAAACTGGAGGTGATTATCCCACCCGATCGAACAGTAGCAGTTGGTCCTGGAGCTAATAATTTTGTTACCGAGCTTTTAGTTACAGTTGACCAGAATGCTAAGCATGATGTCAAAACTTGGAAGAAAGTTTCTGATCTAGCAAAAGAAAGGATTGTTGCTCATATGCTAGTAATTCTCTTTGTATATCTTAAGTTCATAGTTTTTTGTTCTTGAATGAGTAGTATTCAACCAAATGGCATATTTAGTAACATTTGCCCATTATAGTAGTAGTATGTCTAAAGAACAGTAGGCATATTTTAATCTAATGGTTCCagctttgaaatcctttattATAGGTTCCACAAACAAATCTATTTGGTTGCTAGTAGAGTCTTAGGTGACAAAACTATCACttctaatttttttattttagtgcAAGACGCCTTTGAAATTCCAGACACGCAACACACTAGGGATACTATCCTTCATACAGCTAATAATTTGTATCGATATCGTCATAGTAGGCTCCATAATCATTTCAAGAAATTTGCTACAAAGGAGGAACAATTGCAGAACATACCAGAAGATGTTACTGAAGTTGAATGGAAATTCTTGGTGAACTATTTCGAATCTGATCCCTTCAAGGTAATTAAATGAAATATGCACAAAAGCTATTATTTAGCTAAAAGAATTCTGAAAAATGTCTACGTCAACTAGAGAAGTTACATAAAACTAAGAAAGCACAATGGAACTTAAATTCTCATGACCAGATCCAAAgtcttgtttattttttattttacgtTTTATACTTGAATTATAGGATATATCATTAATTCATATTCAATGCAGAGAATGAGTGctagaaacaaaataaacaaagcaaaacaaGGAATCAATCATATTTGCGGTAGAAAATCCTTtggggcaatctcttttgaagagGTGAGATGTGTCTTATTTAATAAATTTAGTAATTCTTTCTTCAATAACATAATTTGATTTAATTTGTTGCAGAGCAAATTCAAGAAACAGAAGAGGGTACTGATGATATAGACCCTATTGTTAATGCGTCCGTTATGAAAATTGTTGGAGAAAAGTCAAGCTATTATCACGGGCAAGGATCGGGACTTAAGCTAACAAATAAGCGATCCATGTAAGGGTTTCAAGAGCAACTGCAAGCACAAaaaaaagaggtggaagaagaatATCATAAACGAGAGAGTGTAGAATCTAAACTTAAAGAAGTGCAAGAGCAACTTGAGGAGGAGCGGAAAAATCTAGAAGTCATGAAAGCTCATGTAGGAGTCATGGAAGCCCGTGTAGGACGTGAGCAGAAAATGTTAAAAGAGGGCATGGCGGGACTTGCATCCCTTATACAAAGTTCTCAGGTATTAGTATAAGCACTAAAGTTTATGTAGGTTCCTTATGAAGACCAAATAGTtattttataaatcttttgaGCTAAATCAGAAGTTGTAGCATGTAACAATGATTCACGTGTTATATCTTTGAACATTTCTAATGTTCCTCTGTTTGGTATCATTCCACCTAAAATTGGTCTTTTAGACAAACTTGAAAACTTTATTATGTTTGGAGATAACTTAATTGGTACACACCCTTTAGATATATCCAAGCTTTCTTCTATCAAATACGTTAATCTTTCGAATAACAGTTTTAATCTCACATTGAAAGTTCGTTGTGGTTGGGTTTAGAGGGTAACTCACTTACTGGAAAAATGCCAAAGAGTTTGGCTTTGCTTCCAAATCTTGAACTTAGGTTAgattattttaatagttatgaaGGTGGAATTCCACCCGAGTTTGGTTATATTAGTACCCTTAAGCTGCAAAGATTCTTTAAGTTTGTTAACTAACCTATTAATTGCACTTGTAGTACTCAGTGCTTTCCAATAATTCTTTGCTATTGTTCTGGAAAATGAAACTTGTCAGTCTTTTTGATATTACAAAATATTTTCATCCTTGGTACTATCATGTTTAAGATCTTTATTTGTGCTCTGTTTAACAGACTCGACATCATGGTAAGTAGAGCAGTTGTGTAATGTATTAGGATACTTAGTACTATTAGCTAAGGTGTAGCAATATCGTATAGTGCACTTTCATTTTTGCATTCTCCTTGGGTTCTTTTCAATTGCACACTTGATGCCTGAATTCAAACTTTTCATTTCTGATCAAATTCCACTAAGAAGTTCTGCATCTGAAAATTTGCCAGAATTATCGATGGTCCGGTTGACAACTTCAGGCCAAAGCCACTATCAGTGATCATAGTTAAATAAATCACATCATTTTCCTGCAATGGAAAAGTAATTTGCCAATGGCAATGCCATCTCTGAACCACCTTTGAAATGAAACTTGAGCTATGGCAAAGAAACTGTTTTATGGCTGGAAATATTGAAACATGGCCTTAAAGCTGTTAATTTCTCAATATTTTTTAGTTCTTGAAATACCCTTAACTTGGTTCAAAAATGCACTAAGCATCGAAAACGCCATGATTCATGTATGTGAAAGTTGTGCCTGAATCCACAATACTCCCTCCATTCCCATTAGAATAAGGTGTCAAATACTCCTTCCATTGTGATAATAAAATGCACATTATTTTTGTGTTTGGATAGACATTATTTGGATAGTTGATAATACTTGACATCTTTTTGTTTGTTCAGTTGATACTCTTACTAAACCACATAAAATAGTATTGTATGTTTAGTTGGTTGCACCTCAGTTCTTGTAGTCATATTAGTTTAATGAGGTTAAGGAGTTTCTGAAGTAGTTTCTAATctatttttatttagttttttttggaGTAGATACTTGATATGATATCTTGGAGTTTATGTTATAATGTTTTTTTAGCTGAATATTTCTACCCCTACCATACTGTCTAATGTAAATAAGCCTCTGTGGTTCCCTCTATTTTAAATCAAAgtctaattattattatttttttgtaggATGATGATGCGTAAACCAACACTACTTGCAATCTGGTTCATGTGCTGCACAAGTCGGAAGATTTGTCTTTTGGGTTCTATTAGATTAGAATTTAGTGACCTTGGACAGATGATGTTTTTATCCTTTTCAGTAAAAACTTTTAGAAGTATTTAGATTTTAGAAGGGTGTAAATATCTAGTACAACAACTTTATATATTGACCTTTTGCATATATATAATATTCAGTAGTTTATATACATTTGTTAAAAATCTAAAAGCATATAGGAATTATATATAGCAACAATTCATAAGTTGTTGCTAAAAACATTTCACGAAACTTATATGCAACAATTAATGTTGTTGACACAAAGTAACTTATTGCCGCAATAACGCTTGTTGCTAAAATTCTTGATAATAAATTAACTAGCAATTCCCGCTACTTTTTTTGCAACAACTTATATTGTTGGAAAAATGATTGATTTGTCGCAACAATTATTGTTGCTGCTGAATATTTTTATAAACCACAATTATATGCCTTtataacaacaaaataaaatttattgcaACAACAAGATTTATTGCGATAATTTAGCTTTTTGGCAACAACATTGGTTTTTGTTGCGTAGATTTTCCGCATCGGAGTTTGCTGCAACAACGTGCAACAACTTATTTTTTGTTGCGAAAAGTTTTTTTCGCAACGACAACCAACATATTACAATAAAAAATATTGTTGCAAATTTCGTAGTTTCATGTTGTGTGTAAGTCTTAATGTTTAATATTGTTTACGGGTAAAATCAGGGGCTAAGTTTTTCACAATTCACCGACAAGGAAACAAGAAAAGCACGGCTCGATACGACTACAAGCGAGGCCGAAGGACCCATCGTATTGGAACTCGAGAGAAGTGAATAATGCATATGGGATCAAGCACGGTGACATAACAGACCCAGGCTAAGTAAGATTTCTGGACCACGAGAAATGAGGAGAATGGTTAGCATGACGAGTAGGGAGCCGTAATATTCGCCCTCAGTCGGATATTATAGCGCGAATCCTGTCCAATATCAATTGCGGATTGACATTAATTCACCAGAAAAAggagatttttaccttatttaaacttgtacTAGGACTGAAATTCCTCTACTACTTAAATGAgaagtttcttttattttgacacACTATGACACGCAAATCAAAGGAATAAAGGTATGTTTTTGTCTACTAGCTACCGTTGAAAGTGTTCTTCACTTGATCTTCTTTATTTCCGACGGAGCTTGTATGGAGGGTCCGATCGAGGACGAATCCCACTGTTCAACTTAAGATTAGGCTTGATCATCATATTGGGATTGGTTTGAtcatttattttatctttaactTAATTACATGTTGCTCTTAACTATTCgtattgaattaaatcacatattctttaaaccgcgtacaaatttaattgttacacattttttagggtaaacagtttggccaccatggggctaaggataatagtgatgaGTTGATACGAACCATATTTTATGCTTATTCTTTGAAGTTTTGATTCCAGGTTAGCCCAAGGATGTCAAATTCTCAGTCTGCTCACTTGAACGTTGACGCTGAGTCAAGCCATCATGTGAGAATAATAACGTGATGCCTAGTAATGATGTGCCCATGTCGATCCCAATAGTGTCTCAACCGCCGATCCGATCGATGCTAACTCACAGGTGGCCATCAACATCAATCTACCGACTGATCCCGAAAACAGCATTCGTAGGGGACCTCGGCCAGTGGTTTGGGAGGCGCCCAAAGGCGAATgtgatggagtaatcttgcggtTGATTTTCGAAATATTGCAGGCTCAGCAAGCAGTGATAGCATAGTTACTAAACCAGAGCTATACCCCTAACAGGGGCGAGCCCGAGTAGTCACGGAAAAATACTTGGAGGGATGAACAAGTTGTCGTGAAACCGAGCAAATTCAGGCCCTAGGAACCTTCCGAGATGATGAAGATGCTCGAAGCATTGACAAAACAGATGGAGCCTGGCGAGAAAAAGATTGaggccaacgacaagaaggtggaaacGTGTAACTCTAGGGACGATCAGATTCCGGGAGCGCCTCCGATATTGAAGGGACCGAACTCCAAAAAGTTTATTCAGAAGCCTTTCACCTCGAGTGCGGCACCGAAGTCAATCCCAAAAAGGTTTCGAATGCCCGACATCCCCAAGTATAATGGGACCATGGATCCAAATTAGCATGTAACCTCTTATATATGCGCAATTAAAGTGAATGATTTGGAAGATGGCGAAATCGAGTTGATATTGCTGAAAAATATGGGGAAACATTGTCCAAGGGAGCGATGATATTGTATCACAACTTACCTCCGAATTCTATCGACTTGTTTGTTATGCTTGAAGATACTTTCGTAAAAGCCtatgctggtgccatcaaggtcGAGGCCAGGAAATCAAACCTATTCAAGGTCAAGCAGAGGGATAACGAGATACTTAGGGAGTTCGTGTCGAGGTTCCAGATGGAACAAATAGATCTGCCACCGGTTGCAAATGATTGGGCCGTTCAGGAATTTACTCACGGGCTCAAACCCCAAAGTTCTATCGCCTCTCAATAGCTAAAACAAAACTTGGTGGAGTACCCAGCGGTCACCTAAGTCGACGTCCACAACagatatcaatcgaagatcacaGTCGAAGACGACCAACTCGAGGCCCCTTCTGGATCTGTTTACCATATGAGAATCGATGACAGCTCTAAGAGAATCATTAATCAATAGACGAGGTCGGTCCGAGATTGATATCGTCCATATAGCAGAGATCGGGGGAAAAACGGATATGGGTACCACCCGACACGGAATGAGAAGAGAAATGATCGAGGACCAAGCGGCTGGGGCCTGATGAGTAAGAGCGGGTTTGACAGGCCGCACGGGAGCAGGGAGGCACTAAGACTATCAGAGTATAATTTCAACGTGGACATTACAAGAATATTGCCAGCCATATGGAGTATCAAAGAGACTAAGTGGCCCCTACCATTGAACTCCGACCCTACCCAGAGAGATCCTAATTTGATGTGTAAGTACCACGGTACTCACGATCATAGGACCGAATATTGCCGGCAATTAAGAGAAGAAGTTGCTTGACTGTTCAATAATGGGCACCTACGAGAATTCCTAAGCGAGCGATGTAatctgtgtgtatatatatatatatatatatatatatatatatatacatatattccAAAAAGTATTTACAAAGGAACGATAAAACGgtctcaaaataaacaaaaaagaaaatattcaaaaaaaaatagctAAGGCATCTCCGCATAATTTTCACCGGAGCTCGACTGGCACCGGAACCTTCGAGGCCTTTGGGCTCATGAAACTTTTTTGCCTCAGCctcaagcctcttgaactcttcAAACTCGGCCGACAGATCAAATCCTCGGGCGTGGATCTCATCGAGGGTCTCCCTATGGGACAACCACTTTACATACTCGGCCTTCGTCATCAAACAAACCTCGGCTATCTCCACCTCAGTTTTATACTGGGTCAGTATTTCTTCTATCTCGGAGGAATCGATTGAGGTTGCCTCTAACTTGAACTTCAATGCAATATATTCTCGGTCAAGGTCATCCCGTTCCGAGACAACTGAATCTAGTTGTGCCCGAAGTTCGTCATTTAGTTGAGACCACTTGTTGGCCTTATCTTTCCACCCAGAGCTGGTTCTTGACCAACACCAAGTCCTCTTTTGTATCCTCTTTTTTTGAGGCTAGAAGGTCCATCCCGCTCCTCAGGTTTTTGGCAGAAATGTTGAGCTCATTCATCTCGGCCCGGAGCTGATCAATTAGGTCTATCTTCTCTTGTACCTGCGAGGTTGCGTCGTTAGTCACTACGCGTAACCTCTCATTTATAACCTAAAAATCCTTATCTTCTCGACCAGGTCGACATGCTCCCATTTCATGGACAGAGCCTCATTTTGAGCTTTTTCTAGCCGGCTCGAATAATAGGGAGGTCCTTGAGGGCCTCATCTTTTTGCTCACTGAGAACCCTATACATGTTCTTCTGCCAGACTTGCTCTTTGAGCTCGAAGTTAAGATGGATGACTTTCATTCGAGACTGAAGGAAGCTTTCATGGTGGAGCACCAAAGCCTAAAAATGAAACGATAAGATCATGAGGACATGCTGAAGTTAGTTAGATAAGACGCACGAAGGGCACAAGGAAGGAGAAACTTACCTGGTTCAGTGCCTGTTGTTACACCTCATGTTTTCTTACatgaaagtatgccataagtaaattgatgaaagctcggatatgagatgttacatcccgtatttcgtacgttaaagtttcgccgtaagttaatcgacgtaagctcgagaatgagattattttgaggctATAAGtaatatgctatttcaaacaagtgataagtgaattcttgaaggtgagagggtaagcaaatcgaagaaaatgagtttcgtcgaagttcgacattttgagataaaatacggtccgagctataatacccggtatttatgaagTAGTGCCATATAAGGTACCACTTGACCATAATAATAAGGTGtacaaagtgtgttaaaagtaagtagtattttaaattGAGATAGTTCCTAATTATTTGGATAATTGAGTAATTATTAGTTAGTGGGGgattaacaaattaattaaagaatTAAGTGGATAATTGTTGGATAAGCCTAAAGGGCTCAACATGGAAGCAAATCAAATTGGGAGATAAATGACTCTTTGATTTGCAAACTATGTGGCACAATTAGAATAATAGTTGGCTAAGTCATCTACATCTATATATAAGAGACATCTTAAACATTAAGATTTTGTAAGTAAGATGGGTAAGTAAGATTCTGTAAGTAATATGGTAGGTAACGTGAGTAATTCATATATGCATCTGCATACATCACATAAGCACGTAAGATATTCAACAATTCAAAGTAATGTGGGATTTTGTAATTATAAAGGAGTACGGTGAAATCTTTCTCGAGAATATCATACGGaatttttcctacttcgatctgCTATTACGTGTTATCGCAATTGACATAtgttaaagggattgtcaagagaatcggctcaggtatgttaaggttatcccttctttcttttggcatgatttatacgacacaaacgaaacaagcaaatgcacaatttccataaataactatattcatagaaatactagaatGCTTATGtttttgattccccatgtgtcatattattctatcatttgttcatgggtctcagaaaatatgtaagttgataaagtttatttcatgatattaatcaaaggcataatggtcttatgacactccgaatgattttattgacatacttctcatgcattgcattcatttacattggcccatgaccagatggcattatatacgtgtatgtgtgtgtgtgtgtgcatatatatatatatatatatatatgatgtgggaaagattacggcgttatatacgtaccaccacatGATCAACTCgtatatattgatgatttgtccacagtgaccgagatgatataataggatgccctcagaggcttgatgatgttatgaacgcatatactcATGCATGGTAtaacatttatacgcatatgcttGACATtgtaatattaaatgattcacagagctatttaGATATACATGTTAAGTCTTTTGACTCAATGtctctctcatgtctattgtttactgattttcattccttacctACTAGTACATTTTTGTACTATtgtccctttttgcctggggacgttatgtttcatgcccgcaggttccgatagacaggttgagattCCTCCAATTAggttatcagctcagcagaagatgttggtgcactccatttgctccgaagttgcttatgtggtcagtatgattagacatgtattgattagtatagcgtggccctgtcccgacctttatgatatttatgtactcttagaggcttatagacatatATCATGTATATGAAATATTGTAtagccttgtcagcctatgttcagtgtacgagtgatcattttggccttataggcccgtatgtcacatgtataagtttttatgtTAGGTTGGATCGTTGTATATTGAGTATTCCCATATGTTTATTCTAATTAGCCCATGACGGCCTGTTTGGTTCATTATCCAATGATAGTAAGATGAGAAAGATATGtgacattggtactcggttgagtaaggcaccgggtgcccatcgcggctcatcggtttgggtcgtgacaaaagtgataTAAGAGCAGTTCTATACTAAGGAGTCtataagccgtgtctagtagagtcttgtttataggtgtattgtgcaccacacttataagcaagtggctacagggcatttaggattgtcactctttcttcttattctagatcgtgtggtagagcttatttgtaagaactcaatttcctaaactctatcttgtTCATAATACAACAATGTCTACATCCAGAAGGgcggttggtaagagatatagttgtggaagagttgagtcagaggaactcgatttttgcataatgcttatgatggataaatatgaggtattcagcagatcatgtATGCACTAAAATGtgcaagcttcttgataaggatctctaaggcaagaatatctatccacccatatggtgaaAAGCAATGCGAGATTCAGaaggtagacacaagtttcagcaagtaaagaagcaaggtgaagaagggtacgaggtacccagttaatgaagattaacagtatttacaattcaagcaGAAAAATATAATCATTGTGTGCTACCTTCTAcaataacagaggtatgtacaattgatcacacccatttcagttatgcccCTATGggagctgtagacatgtgatttttgaccctccccaagattttttatatattagcgtaaaatatttaatttaggcataatatagatattttaagtaattttagcTCTTTTTACTTgatttattacaagaaaaacaaaaatcacaaaaaattggttgattaatgttttgtagtcatttttaatctaaaaaaaatatcttaaaaaatatatacaacaatagtatcgtatttttattttaatatgatatttgaaaataccaaaaatagatttgttttaatggttagttttatttcaataattatttgaatagtaggaataattaacaaatgggcccatatttttaatctcgttcgcagcgaaagaatagagcttgggctcgagcaacccatctttaggcctaattttggacctagcccacaattgtcaagcccataattcttaggctcataccccttaacctaaaaccctaccaaaaacctagactatataaataaaagaaaagcaaaaaacgaGGGGGGAGCTGGGAACAAAAGAGAAAAGCTGTGCAGCAAGATACAAAGACCCCCAAGGTCTTCTTCTTCACGTACGCAGCAACAACTATACACGCCCCCCTTAAGCATAtatccttcatcttcttcatggaGATTGAACCAAAAGCCCTAAAACAAAAAGAACCCTAGAGGTCTTCTTCTTCACGAGGAACGAGAACCAGCAGCCTTTAAGAAAAAAGCTTCAGCCATTGAACAGAACAGGaacgaccccccccccccgcgTCACCCCTCCCTCGTTTCAATTTTCCTCAGTGAAGAAGAACGCTGAACAAAAACACGAAAAGCTGCTGCAGAACAAAAACGACCCCCACCCCTTTTAAACCTTGGTCAAACTAATATAGTACTCATGTGAATGGGATTCTGATGGGAAGTAACAATATGTATTTGATTTAAGAAGGGAACGTAACTTTTTTTTTCCTGCTAGAGTTGATGTTTGTCAAAATATGATGATAAAGAAACTAGTAATAATGGGTAGTCTGGGATATCTGTTAACATTAGCTAGGTTTAGTTATCAGGAGTCATGTTTTGTTTAGTGCTTTTGTAGTTTTGGTTATTTGTCTATTTAGATATTTTGAACGGCTAGAGTGTTTGTTTGATGGAACGTTTagattctaaaaaaaaaaaaaactcgggTGTGcctttcatgtgacccaaatccaaatcccaaaacgttgaataaaatgtgttccggattgcgggtgcatttcatgtggcgcgatccaaagacatgttttaaacgacgttcaatctacTTCAAATGAAATAAAAGCGGTTAACagctaaaatttgcacataggttcataattgtttaaaatcaaataattaagctgaatataacagttaagcgaccgtgctagaaccacggaactcggaaatgcctaataccttctcccggattaacagaattccttacttgaatttctggttcgcggactgttaaacagagtcaagcttttcctcgattcgggattcaaccggtgacttgggacaccataaaattatcccaagtggcgactctgaatttttttaaaaacaataaatcccgttttgattgtcctttaattggaaaaactcccttatatttgtGCCATTTACGGggtataggtaaaaaggaggtgtgacagctctggcgactctgctggggatcgaacccagaatctctggttcagggttcagaattcgagcttagataaattgttgtatttggttatatctgattttcctacat
Proteins encoded in this window:
- the LOC104211674 gene encoding uncharacterized protein isoform X3, producing the protein MYLEIKQAHFYILQNCAESGSFIEKHLEILTKENNRNVAKRHKEKFPLWFQKKTIMMTNAHVFASVESAGVISNPQPRQMRKGRGKTRGFSIQKKRKNNPNGKLEVIIPPDRTVAVGPGANNFVTELLVTVDQNAKHDVKTWKKVSDLAKERIVAHMLVILFVYLKFIVFCS
- the LOC104211674 gene encoding uncharacterized protein isoform X4, which codes for MYLEIKQAHFYILQNCAESGSFIEKHLEILTKENNRNVAKRHKEKFPLWFQKKTIMMTNAHVFASVESAGVISNPQPRQMRKGRGKTRGFSIQKKRKNNPNGKLEVIIPPDRTVAVGPGANNFVTELLVTVDQNAKHDVKTWKKVSDLAKERIVAHMLAP
- the LOC104211674 gene encoding uncharacterized protein isoform X5, which translates into the protein MNVIFHHLAQMTIMMTNAHVFASVESAGVISNPQPRQMRKGRGKTRGFSIQKKRKNNPNGKLEVIIPPDRTVAVGPGANNFVTELLVTVDQNAKHDVKTWKKVSDLAKERIVAHMLVILFVYLKFIVFCS